CGCCCGGCTCGACGGTGCTGAGGCAGGGGTGGCCCGGGACCGGGCAGCGCGCGGCCCGGGTGTCGCGGCAGGCGGCGGTGGCGTCGCCGAGGCGTACCGCCGGCACCCGCCAGGGCCCCCACTGACCGAAGGGGACGGTGGGGGCGAAGAGGCTGACCACCGGTACCCCGTACGCGGCGGCCAGGTGCGCCGGGCCGGTGTTGCCGACCACCACGGCACCGGCGGCGGCGACCACACCGGCCAGCTCGGCCAGGCCGGTCCGGCCGCCGAGATCCCGGCAGTGCCGTCCGGCGACCCGGGCGGTGAGGTCGCGCTCGTGCGGCCCGCCGGTGACCACCACCCGGTGACCGGCGGCGGTCAGCTGCCCGGCGATCCGTTCGGCCAGCTCGGGCGGGCAGCCCCGGGCCGGTGCCGCCGAACCGGGATGCAGCACCACGTAGCCCGGCTCGCCGGCCTCGGGCGGGGGCGGTGGCACCGGCCGCAGTCGCAGCTGCGGCTGGTCCCCCGTGGGAAGCATGTAGCCGGCGGCGGCGGCCAGCGACAGGGCACGTTCGGCCTCCGGGACACCGGCCGGCACCCGGTGCCGCACGTCGAGCAGGCTCCCCGGGTAGTCGTCGCTGATCGCGGCGATCCGCCCGACACCGGCCATCCGCAGCAGCAGCGCCAGCGGCAGCGGCGACTGGTGGAAGGAGGTGAAGATGACCGCCTCGTCGGCCGCCACGGCCGCCAACCGGGCGACCAGGGCGGCCATCTCGGTGGGCCGCACCGGCGCGGGGGCCGGGTCGATCCAGGGCAGCCGGTGCTCGACGATCTCGTCGACGCCGGGCAGCAGTTCGGCGGCGTCCCGCCCGCGCGGGCCGCAGAGCAGCACCACCCGGTCGGCGCCACCGGCGACCGCCCGGATGCCCGGTCCGGTCACCAGCACGTCGCCCGCCGAGTCCGACCGCACCACCAGCACGGTCCGCCCCCGCCCGGCGGCGGGGCGCTCCGCCGGCCGCAGCGACTGCTGGCGGCGCAGGATCTCGGTGACCGCCGACGACAGGTCGGCGCTCACCCAGGGCGCCGCCGCGACCTCCTCGGCCCGGGTCACCGGCGTCGGCACCAGGACCGCCGCCGCACCGGCCGCCAGCGCCGCGGTGACGTCCCGGCCGATGTCGCCGATCATCACGCACCGGGCGGGTACGGTGCCCAGCGCCCGGGCGGCGGCGTGCACCAGGCCCGGTGCCGGCTTGCGGCACGGGCAGCCGTCCCCGTCGTCGTGCGGGCAGACCTGCCAGGAGTCGAAGGGGCCTAGCAGAGCCTCGATCCGGCGGTGCACCCGGCGCAGCTGTTCCTCGGTGAACAGGCCCCGGGCCAGCCCGGACTGGTTGGTCACCACGGCGAGCTTCAGGCCGGCGGCCCGCAACCGGTCCAGCGCCGCCCGGGCGCCCGGCATCGGGCGCACCTTGTCCGGATCTCCGTTGTACGGCACGTCCTCGACCAGGGTGCCGTCCCGGTCCAGCAGGACCGCGTCGAACAGGACCGGGCTCGCCCCGACCGGGCCGGCACCGGCCAGCACCCCGGCTGACCTGCGCTGATCCGGCTCCCCATGGTCCTGTCGCACGCGCGGCGGGTTCCCTGCGCCCCGGGGAGTAAACGTCGGCCGTCGGCGGCACCGGAGCGGCGCCGCCCGCGGTGGCCTTACCCACGGCCCCCGAGAAGCTAACCCGACGACTCGTTGGCCCGGACCCCGGCCGGGTACCGCCAGGTGATGGCGGTCGTCGGGAGAAGGCGTCGACCTGACCCGGGCGCCCGGACGGGGAGCCATTTCACCCCGGAAGGGACATGTAGTTACGCTCTCGGGGAACCCTGTCCGCCGACCGAGGATGTCCCCCATGATCGAACCCGTCCAGT
This is a stretch of genomic DNA from Micromonospora sp. WMMD1082. It encodes these proteins:
- a CDS encoding HAD-IIIA family hydrolase, which encodes MLAGAGPVGASPVLFDAVLLDRDGTLVEDVPYNGDPDKVRPMPGARAALDRLRAAGLKLAVVTNQSGLARGLFTEEQLRRVHRRIEALLGPFDSWQVCPHDDGDGCPCRKPAPGLVHAAARALGTVPARCVMIGDIGRDVTAALAAGAAAVLVPTPVTRAEEVAAAPWVSADLSSAVTEILRRQQSLRPAERPAAGRGRTVLVVRSDSAGDVLVTGPGIRAVAGGADRVVLLCGPRGRDAAELLPGVDEIVEHRLPWIDPAPAPVRPTEMAALVARLAAVAADEAVIFTSFHQSPLPLALLLRMAGVGRIAAISDDYPGSLLDVRHRVPAGVPEAERALSLAAAAGYMLPTGDQPQLRLRPVPPPPPEAGEPGYVVLHPGSAAPARGCPPELAERIAGQLTAAGHRVVVTGGPHERDLTARVAGRHCRDLGGRTGLAELAGVVAAAGAVVVGNTGPAHLAAAYGVPVVSLFAPTVPFGQWGPWRVPAVRLGDATAACRDTRAARCPVPGHPCLSTVEPGAVLDALRLLGVPPDRVPAHRPAVVVASAARPAPAVVTGGGRGR